One window from the genome of Streptomyces sp. NBC_01476 encodes:
- a CDS encoding VOC family protein has protein sequence MIGTLGAVVLDCPDPKALAAFYAELVGGTVDAEDDEWVDLNREGAQRLSFQLAPGHQAPSWPDPGRPQQFHLDIAVPRAEMDAAEGRVLDLGATLLEGDQEGSRNWRVYADPAGHPFCLCAC, from the coding sequence ATGATCGGCACGCTGGGCGCCGTCGTCCTGGACTGTCCCGACCCCAAGGCCCTCGCCGCCTTCTACGCCGAACTCGTCGGCGGCACCGTCGACGCCGAGGACGACGAGTGGGTCGACCTCAACCGCGAAGGGGCGCAGCGCCTCTCCTTCCAGCTCGCTCCCGGCCACCAGGCCCCCTCCTGGCCCGACCCCGGCCGGCCGCAGCAGTTCCACCTCGACATCGCCGTCCCCCGGGCGGAGATGGACGCCGCCGAGGGCCGGGTGCTCGACCTCGGCGCCACTTTGCTGGAGGGCGACCAGGAGGGCAGCCGCAACTGGCGCGTCTACGCCGACCCGGCCGGCCACCCGTTCTGCCTCTGCGCCTGCTGA
- a CDS encoding STAS domain-containing protein has product MDREAVGTADLGRLRVEVRQVGHTAVFTPSGELDHHTADVLADPLNDAVDAGVTRLVIDCANLAFCDSTGLNVLLGARLRVEAIGGAVHLAAMRPTVARVFEITGAEAVFTLHETLDQALQE; this is encoded by the coding sequence ATGGACCGCGAGGCGGTCGGCACAGCCGATCTGGGCAGGCTGCGCGTCGAGGTCAGGCAGGTCGGTCACACGGCGGTCTTCACACCGTCGGGTGAGCTGGACCACCACACCGCGGACGTGCTCGCCGACCCACTCAATGACGCGGTCGACGCCGGTGTCACCCGCTTGGTGATCGACTGCGCGAATCTGGCGTTCTGCGACTCCACCGGCTTGAACGTGCTGCTCGGCGCACGTCTGCGGGTCGAGGCGATCGGGGGCGCGGTGCATCTGGCAGCGATGCGGCCCACGGTCGCCCGAGTCTTCGAGATCACCGGGGCGGAAGCCGTCTTCACCCTGCATGAAACCCTTGACCAGGCACTTCAGGAGTAG
- a CDS encoding ATP-binding protein → MSTARPYAADDSGPDTGGSDGEPDVRTRAPEPVRRLTLSGESGIVPRARDFTRQALHDWGWLPAATADRRAAAEDVLLVVSELVTNACLHAGGPEELRLWRSPKALRMEVEDGGPGDPAPRTPHRAGRPGGHGMFIVQRLCLDWGVIRTDGRPGKTVWAELAAPS, encoded by the coding sequence ATGAGCACCGCCCGGCCCTACGCCGCGGATGACAGCGGCCCGGACACGGGAGGCTCCGACGGCGAGCCCGACGTGCGTACGCGGGCGCCGGAGCCGGTGAGGCGACTGACGCTGTCCGGAGAGAGCGGCATCGTGCCCCGCGCCCGGGACTTCACCCGGCAGGCGCTGCACGACTGGGGCTGGCTCCCGGCGGCCACCGCCGACCGCAGGGCAGCGGCCGAGGACGTCCTGCTCGTCGTCTCGGAACTCGTGACCAACGCCTGTCTGCACGCGGGCGGCCCCGAGGAGCTGCGGCTGTGGAGGAGCCCCAAGGCGCTCCGGATGGAGGTCGAGGACGGCGGCCCCGGTGATCCCGCGCCCCGCACCCCGCACCGCGCCGGCCGCCCCGGCGGACACGGCATGTTCATCGTCCAGCGGCTCTGTCTCGACTGGGGCGTGATCCGCACCGACGGCCGGCCGGGCAAGACCGTCTGGGCGGAGCTGGCCGCGCCGTCCTAG
- a CDS encoding CGNR zinc finger domain-containing protein, with product MEQPGERHPAPAPLRLVQDLVNTVDLECDADQLRTPEELTVWAGAQDIEAGVFDAAGLAEVLALREALRDVCSAHAGAADVAPEALERLNAILARGTLRLVADADGGTSVQPAPGLTGVPALTARVAAAVATATADGTWPRLKACASDTCRWAYYDRSPAGRSRWCTMAICGSRAKMRTYRRGKAAGRGGPGSGRTTGGAAASR from the coding sequence GTGGAACAGCCCGGAGAACGTCATCCCGCGCCCGCGCCACTGCGCCTGGTGCAGGACCTGGTCAACACCGTCGATCTGGAGTGCGACGCCGACCAGCTGCGGACTCCGGAGGAGCTGACCGTCTGGGCCGGCGCCCAGGACATCGAGGCGGGCGTCTTCGACGCGGCGGGACTGGCGGAGGTGCTGGCGCTCCGGGAGGCGCTGCGGGACGTCTGCTCGGCCCACGCGGGGGCGGCGGACGTGGCCCCCGAGGCACTGGAGCGGCTGAACGCGATCCTCGCGCGGGGGACCCTGCGGCTGGTGGCCGACGCGGACGGCGGGACCTCGGTACAGCCCGCCCCCGGCCTGACCGGCGTGCCGGCGCTGACCGCGCGGGTCGCGGCGGCCGTCGCCACGGCGACCGCGGACGGCACCTGGCCGCGGCTGAAGGCGTGCGCCTCCGACACCTGCCGCTGGGCGTACTACGACCGCAGCCCGGCCGGCCGGAGCCGCTGGTGCACGATGGCGATCTGCGGCAGCCGGGCGAAGATGCGCACCTACCGGCGGGGAAAGGCGGCCGGACGGGGCGGGCCCGGAAGCGGGCGGACCACCGGCGGGGCAGCAGCCTCCCGATGA
- the purE gene encoding 5-(carboxyamino)imidazole ribonucleotide mutase yields MSNAPLGQPLVGIVMGSDSDWPVMEAAAQALEEFAVPFEVDVVSAHRMPHEMIAYGEQAAGRGLRAIVAGAGGAAHLPGMLASVTPLPVIGVPVPLKYLDGMDSLLSIVQMPAGVPVATVSVGGARNAGLLAVRILAAHDPELLERMREFQVSLNEQATEKGKRLRAKVTGSAGFGFGK; encoded by the coding sequence ATGAGTAACGCTCCCCTTGGTCAGCCGCTGGTCGGCATCGTGATGGGCTCCGACTCCGACTGGCCGGTGATGGAGGCCGCCGCGCAGGCGCTGGAGGAGTTCGCGGTGCCCTTCGAGGTGGATGTGGTCTCCGCGCACCGCATGCCGCACGAGATGATCGCGTACGGCGAGCAGGCCGCCGGGCGCGGTCTGCGGGCGATCGTGGCGGGCGCGGGCGGCGCGGCCCACCTGCCGGGGATGCTCGCGTCGGTCACGCCGCTGCCGGTGATCGGGGTGCCGGTGCCGCTGAAGTACCTGGACGGGATGGACTCGCTGCTGTCGATCGTGCAGATGCCGGCCGGGGTGCCGGTGGCGACCGTCTCGGTCGGCGGGGCGCGGAACGCGGGCCTGCTGGCGGTACGGATCCTGGCGGCGCACGATCCGGAGCTGCTGGAGCGGATGCGGGAGTTCCAGGTGTCGCTGAACGAGCAGGCGACGGAGAAGGGCAAACGGCTGCGGGCGAAGGTGACCGGGTCCGCGGGCTTCGGCTTCGGGAAGTAG
- a CDS encoding 5-(carboxyamino)imidazole ribonucleotide synthase, whose product MTFPVVGMVGGGQLARMTHEAGIPLGIRFRILSDTPQDSAAQVVADVTVGDYRDLDTLRAFAAGCDVLTFDHEHVPGEHLRALEADGVVVRPGADALVHAQDKGVMRARLAELGVACPRNRIVADPADVARFAAEVGGFPVVLKTVRGGYDGKGVWIARSEADAAEPFRAGVPVLAEEKVDFVRELAANVVRSPHGQAVAYPVVESVQVDGVCDTVIAPAPGLPEALSAQAQGLALTVARELGVIGHLAVELFETTDGRILVNELAMRPHNSGHWTMDGAVTSQFANHLRAVLDLPLGDPRPRAPWTVMANVLGGDYPDMYAAYLHCMARDPGLKIHMYGKDVKPGRKVGHVNTYGDDLAEVRGRARHAADYLRGTIDE is encoded by the coding sequence GTGACATTCCCCGTAGTCGGCATGGTCGGCGGCGGCCAGCTCGCCCGCATGACCCACGAGGCGGGCATCCCGCTCGGCATCCGGTTCCGCATCCTCAGCGACACCCCGCAGGACTCCGCTGCCCAGGTGGTGGCCGACGTCACCGTCGGTGACTACCGCGACCTGGACACCCTGCGCGCCTTCGCGGCGGGCTGCGACGTCCTCACCTTCGACCACGAACACGTGCCGGGCGAGCACCTGCGGGCGCTGGAGGCGGACGGCGTGGTGGTCAGGCCCGGCGCCGACGCCCTGGTGCACGCCCAGGACAAGGGTGTGATGCGGGCGCGGCTCGCCGAGCTGGGGGTGGCCTGCCCGCGCAACCGGATCGTCGCGGACCCGGCGGACGTCGCCAGGTTCGCCGCCGAGGTGGGCGGCTTCCCGGTGGTGCTGAAGACCGTGCGCGGCGGGTACGACGGGAAGGGCGTGTGGATCGCGCGGTCGGAAGCCGACGCGGCGGAGCCGTTCCGGGCCGGGGTGCCGGTCCTCGCCGAGGAGAAGGTGGATTTCGTCCGCGAACTGGCCGCCAATGTGGTGCGCTCGCCGCACGGGCAGGCGGTGGCGTACCCGGTGGTGGAGTCCGTGCAGGTGGACGGCGTGTGCGACACCGTGATCGCGCCCGCGCCCGGCCTGCCGGAGGCCCTTTCCGCGCAGGCGCAGGGGCTGGCGCTGACCGTCGCCCGCGAGCTGGGCGTGATCGGGCACCTGGCGGTCGAGCTCTTCGAGACCACCGACGGCCGCATCCTCGTCAACGAACTGGCGATGCGCCCGCACAACAGCGGGCACTGGACCATGGACGGCGCGGTCACCTCGCAGTTCGCCAACCATCTGCGCGCGGTGCTCGACCTGCCGCTGGGCGACCCGCGCCCTCGCGCTCCCTGGACGGTGATGGCCAATGTGCTCGGCGGCGACTACCCGGACATGTACGCGGCCTACCTGCACTGCATGGCCCGCGACCCGGGTCTGAAGATCCACATGTACGGCAAGGACGTGAAACCGGGCCGCAAGGTCGGACACGTCAACACCTACGGCGACGACCTGGCCGAGGTGCGCGGGCGCGCCCGCCACGCGGCCGACTACCTGCGAGGAACGATCGATGAGTAA
- a CDS encoding ATP-binding protein, translating into MRRRLISSTLAVVLVVIAVFGISLVIVEARTIQSSAQDGVESEAVRLVGIVENRLLAHEPVDAKGLDRQITDDRYAVVRVPGLPEVHLGDPPHGKVISSTQSGDRGESVTVEESRSKISQQIGRTLLVILAVALLAVLAAVGLAVRQARKLASPLTDLAETAERLGSGDPRPRHRRYGVPELDRIADVLDASAERIGRMLTAERRLAADASHQLRTPLTALSMRLEEIVATAEDEEAVKEEAGIALGQVERLTDVVQRLLTNSRDPRSGSAVDFDLDEVIRQQVEEWRPAYQAEGRTLVLSGGRSLRAVGTPGAVAQVLATLIENSLMHGAGTVALHTRVTGNQAVVEVSDDGPGVPPDLGARVFERAVSGRNSTGLGLAVARDLAEADGGRLELLQQRPPVFALFLAQEITPRQPPPDEPVIG; encoded by the coding sequence ATGCGCCGCCGCCTGATCTCCTCCACGCTGGCCGTGGTGCTCGTCGTCATCGCGGTGTTCGGTATCTCGCTGGTCATCGTGGAGGCCAGGACCATCCAGAGCAGCGCCCAGGACGGGGTGGAGTCCGAGGCGGTCCGGCTGGTGGGCATCGTGGAGAACCGGCTGCTGGCGCACGAGCCGGTCGACGCTAAGGGTCTGGACCGGCAGATCACCGACGACCGCTACGCGGTGGTGCGGGTGCCCGGCCTCCCCGAGGTCCATCTGGGCGACCCGCCGCACGGCAAGGTCATCTCCTCCACCCAGAGCGGTGACCGGGGTGAATCGGTCACCGTCGAGGAGTCGCGCTCGAAGATCAGCCAGCAGATCGGCCGGACCCTGCTGGTGATCCTCGCCGTCGCGCTGCTGGCGGTGCTGGCCGCGGTCGGCCTCGCGGTCCGCCAGGCCCGCAAGCTCGCGAGTCCGCTCACCGACCTCGCCGAGACCGCGGAGCGGCTCGGCTCGGGTGACCCCCGGCCCCGGCACCGCCGCTACGGTGTGCCCGAGCTCGACCGGATCGCCGACGTGCTGGATGCCAGTGCCGAACGGATCGGCCGGATGCTCACCGCCGAGCGGCGGCTGGCCGCCGACGCCTCCCACCAGTTGCGCACCCCGCTGACCGCTCTTTCCATGCGGCTGGAGGAGATCGTGGCCACCGCCGAGGACGAGGAGGCGGTCAAGGAGGAGGCCGGCATCGCGCTCGGCCAGGTGGAGCGGCTCACCGATGTCGTGCAGCGGCTGCTCACCAACTCCCGCGATCCCCGCTCGGGTTCCGCCGTCGACTTCGACCTCGACGAGGTCATCCGGCAGCAGGTCGAGGAGTGGCGCCCGGCGTACCAGGCCGAGGGCCGCACCCTGGTGCTCTCCGGCGGCCGTTCGCTGCGGGCCGTGGGCACCCCGGGCGCGGTCGCCCAGGTGCTGGCCACCCTGATCGAGAACTCGCTGATGCACGGGGCCGGCACGGTCGCCCTGCACACCCGCGTCACCGGCAACCAGGCCGTGGTCGAGGTCTCCGACGACGGCCCCGGCGTGCCGCCCGACCTCGGCGCCCGGGTCTTCGAACGGGCCGTCAGCGGACGCAACTCCACCGGCCTCGGCCTCGCCGTCGCCCGTGACCTCGCCGAGGCGGACGGCGGCCGGCTGGAACTCCTCCAGCAGCGTCCGCCGGTCTTCGCCCTCTTCCTGGCCCAGGAGATCACCCCCCGGCAGCCGCCGCCGGACGAGCCGGTCATCGGCTAG
- a CDS encoding response regulator transcription factor: protein MTRVLLAEDDASISEPLARALRREGYEVEVREDGPTALETALLGAVDLVVLDLGLPDMDGLDVCRRIRVEGHTFPVLVLTARADEVDTVVGLDAGADDYVTKPFRLAELLARVRALLRRGTTEAPQPATHGVRIDVESHRAWMGDDELQLTAKEFDLLRVLVRDAGRVVTREQLMREVWDTTWWSSTKTLDMHISWLRKKLGDDAANPRYISTVRGVGFRFEKN, encoded by the coding sequence ATGACCCGCGTACTTCTCGCCGAGGACGACGCATCCATCTCGGAGCCACTGGCACGCGCACTGCGCCGCGAGGGCTACGAGGTCGAGGTGCGCGAGGACGGACCCACCGCCCTGGAGACCGCGCTGCTTGGCGCGGTCGACCTGGTGGTGCTCGATTTGGGGCTGCCCGACATGGACGGCCTCGACGTATGCCGCCGGATCCGTGTCGAGGGGCACACGTTTCCCGTGCTGGTGCTCACCGCCCGCGCCGACGAGGTCGACACGGTCGTCGGCCTGGACGCCGGCGCGGACGACTATGTCACCAAGCCGTTCCGCCTCGCCGAGCTGCTCGCCCGGGTCCGGGCCCTGCTCCGCCGCGGCACCACCGAGGCTCCGCAGCCCGCCACCCACGGCGTACGGATCGACGTCGAGTCGCACCGCGCCTGGATGGGGGACGACGAACTCCAGCTCACCGCGAAGGAGTTCGACCTGCTGCGGGTGCTGGTCCGGGACGCCGGCCGGGTGGTGACCCGCGAGCAGCTGATGCGCGAGGTGTGGGACACCACCTGGTGGTCGTCCACCAAGACCCTCGACATGCACATCTCCTGGCTGCGCAAGAAGCTCGGGGACGACGCCGCCAATCCGCGCTACATCTCCACCGTCCGGGGAGTCGGCTTCCGGTTCGAGAAGAACTGA
- a CDS encoding RNA polymerase sigma factor SigF, with amino-acid sequence MTPRLGLDHQQEQLAGLEGLPEIPAYDEIGAVDARALSKTLFARLQTLEEGTSDYSYVRNTLVELNLALVKFAASRFRTRSEPMEDIIQVGTIGLIKAIDRFELSREVEFPTFAMPTIVGEIKRFFRDTSWSVRVPRRLQELRLDLAKAGDELAQQLDRTPTVRELADKLDLPEHEIIEGMAASNAYTASSLDAQPAEDDPEGALADRIGYEDHDLEGVEYLESLKPLIASLSSRDREILALRFVGNLTQSEIGEELGISQMHVSRLLTRTLSRLRRGLMVEE; translated from the coding sequence ATGACACCCCGGCTCGGCCTGGATCACCAGCAGGAACAGCTCGCGGGTCTTGAGGGACTCCCGGAGATCCCCGCATACGACGAGATCGGTGCGGTCGACGCCCGCGCCCTGTCGAAGACGCTCTTCGCCCGCCTCCAGACGCTGGAAGAGGGCACCAGCGACTACTCCTACGTCCGCAACACGCTGGTGGAGCTGAACCTGGCGCTGGTGAAGTTCGCCGCGTCCCGGTTCCGCACCCGCAGCGAACCGATGGAGGACATCATCCAGGTCGGCACGATCGGCCTGATCAAGGCCATCGACCGGTTCGAGCTCAGCCGCGAGGTGGAGTTCCCGACCTTCGCGATGCCGACGATCGTCGGCGAGATCAAGCGGTTCTTCCGCGACACCAGCTGGTCGGTACGGGTGCCGCGGCGGCTCCAGGAGCTCCGGCTGGACCTGGCGAAGGCCGGCGACGAGCTGGCCCAGCAGCTGGACCGTACGCCCACCGTGCGGGAGCTGGCCGACAAGCTGGACCTGCCCGAGCACGAGATCATCGAGGGCATGGCGGCGAGCAACGCGTACACCGCCAGTTCCCTGGACGCCCAGCCCGCCGAGGACGACCCCGAGGGGGCCCTGGCGGACCGGATCGGCTACGAGGACCACGACCTGGAGGGCGTGGAGTACCTCGAGTCGCTGAAGCCGCTGATCGCGAGCCTGTCGTCGCGGGACCGGGAGATCCTGGCCCTGCGCTTCGTGGGCAATCTGACCCAGTCCGAGATCGGCGAGGAGCTGGGGATCTCCCAGATGCACGTCTCCAGGCTGCTCACCCGGACGCTGTCGCGGCTGCGCCGGGGGCTGATGGTCGAGGAGTGA
- a CDS encoding alpha/beta fold hydrolase, translating to MTLSHDVAGDGPAVVFLHSGVCDRRMWDPQWAVVAAAGHRVVLCDLRGFGRSPAPGRPHNDADDVLELLRTLGITRAAFIGSSYGGRVALGIAARRPERVSALALLCPGLPGQRPSDELRGTGAREDALIEAGDLDGAAGLMVDTWVGPAADDATRDAVRAMQRQAYELQLAAEFDQLEDAADLTAVRAPCLAVSGAHDLAEFRQIAAALPGLLAGARHLELPWAGHLPSMERPLEVNELLLGFLRECLPAG from the coding sequence ATGACGCTCTCTCATGACGTGGCCGGGGACGGGCCGGCAGTGGTGTTCCTGCACTCCGGAGTCTGTGACCGGCGCATGTGGGACCCGCAGTGGGCTGTAGTGGCCGCCGCCGGCCACCGCGTGGTCCTCTGTGACCTGCGCGGCTTCGGCCGGTCACCCGCGCCCGGCCGGCCGCACAACGACGCCGACGACGTACTCGAACTCCTCCGCACACTCGGCATCACCCGGGCGGCCTTCATCGGCTCCTCCTACGGCGGGCGCGTCGCGCTGGGCATCGCGGCGCGCCGGCCGGAACGCGTCAGCGCGCTGGCGCTGCTCTGCCCGGGGCTGCCCGGACAGCGGCCGTCCGACGAACTGCGCGGGACCGGTGCCCGGGAGGACGCCCTGATCGAGGCCGGCGACCTCGACGGGGCGGCCGGACTGATGGTCGACACCTGGGTGGGACCGGCCGCCGACGACGCCACCCGCGACGCGGTGCGCGCGATGCAACGGCAGGCGTACGAGCTGCAGTTGGCGGCCGAGTTCGACCAACTGGAGGACGCGGCCGACCTGACCGCGGTGCGGGCGCCGTGCCTGGCCGTCTCCGGCGCACATGACCTGGCCGAGTTCCGGCAGATCGCCGCCGCACTGCCCGGCCTGCTCGCCGGCGCCCGCCATCTGGAGCTGCCCTGGGCCGGTCATCTGCCCAGCATGGAAAGGCCCCTTGAGGTGAACGAGCTACTGCTCGGCTTCCTGCGCGAGTGCCTTCCGGCCGGCTGA
- a CDS encoding dipeptidase → MDLLTRARDLLAAHPVVDGHNDLPWALREQVSYDLDRLDIAADQRGRTHTDLPRLRAGGVGGQFWSVYVPADRLGGAAVTATLEQIDVVRRMTERYDADLRLALTADDMEAARADGRIASLMGAEGGHSIDCSLAVLRQFHALGVRYMTLTHNSNTPWADSATDEPAAHGLTAFGEEVVREMNRLGMLVDLSHVSPDTMRHALRIAEAPVLFSHSSSRAVCDHPRNIPDDVLALLPANGGVAMATFVPKFVLPDAIAWTREADENMRTHGFHPLDTTPEGMVVQHAFEEAHPRPVATVSTVADHLDHMREVASIDHLGIGGDFDGTAFTPAGLTDVAGYPNLVAELLARGWSDADLARLTWQNAVRVLRDAESAATVLQAKRGPSTATIGQLDG, encoded by the coding sequence ATGGACCTTCTGACCCGCGCCCGAGACCTGCTCGCCGCCCACCCCGTCGTGGACGGGCACAACGACTTGCCGTGGGCACTGCGCGAGCAGGTGTCCTACGACCTCGACCGGCTCGACATCGCCGCCGACCAGCGCGGCCGGACGCACACCGACCTCCCGCGGCTGCGGGCCGGCGGGGTCGGCGGACAGTTCTGGTCGGTGTACGTGCCCGCCGACCGGCTCGGCGGCGCCGCCGTGACCGCGACGCTGGAGCAGATCGACGTGGTCCGCCGGATGACCGAGCGGTACGACGCCGATCTGCGGCTCGCGCTCACCGCCGACGACATGGAGGCGGCCCGCGCCGACGGCCGGATCGCCTCGCTGATGGGCGCCGAGGGCGGTCACTCCATCGACTGCTCGCTCGCGGTGCTGCGGCAGTTCCACGCACTCGGCGTGCGGTACATGACGCTCACCCACAACTCCAACACGCCCTGGGCGGACTCCGCGACGGACGAACCCGCCGCGCACGGCCTCACCGCTTTCGGCGAGGAGGTCGTCCGGGAGATGAACCGGCTGGGCATGCTGGTCGACCTCTCGCACGTCTCCCCCGACACCATGCGGCACGCGCTGCGGATCGCCGAGGCGCCGGTGCTCTTCTCGCACTCCTCGTCCCGCGCGGTCTGCGACCACCCGCGCAACATCCCCGACGACGTGCTGGCGCTGCTCCCGGCCAACGGAGGTGTCGCGATGGCCACCTTCGTCCCCAAGTTCGTCCTTCCGGACGCCATCGCGTGGACCCGCGAAGCCGACGAGAACATGCGCACCCACGGTTTCCACCCGCTCGACACCACCCCTGAGGGAATGGTCGTCCAGCACGCCTTCGAGGAGGCCCACCCGCGCCCGGTGGCCACCGTCTCCACCGTCGCCGACCACCTGGACCACATGCGCGAGGTGGCGAGCATCGACCATCTCGGCATCGGCGGCGACTTCGACGGCACCGCCTTCACCCCGGCCGGCCTCACCGATGTCGCCGGATACCCCAACCTGGTCGCCGAACTCCTCGCCCGCGGCTGGTCCGACGCCGATCTCGCCCGGCTCACCTGGCAGAACGCGGTCCGTGTGCTCCGTGACGCCGAGTCGGCGGCAACCGTGCTGCAAGCCAAGCGCGGACCCTCGACGGCGACGATCGGTCAGCTCGACGGCTGA
- the hutI gene encoding imidazolonepropionase has translation MTTSTSTVITSIGSLVTNDPSLSTPANPLGVVHGAAVVIDGDRVVWTGASSKAPPTDNRVDADGRALLPGFVDSHAHLVFAGDRSAEFAARMSGLPYTAGGISTTVAATRAASDEELSANVARHLAGALRQGTTTMETKSGYGLTVHDEVRALRIAAGHTDEVTYLGAHVVAPEFADDPAGYVDLVTGEMLDACAPYARWVDVFCERGAFDGDQARAVLTAGLARGLTPRVHANQLGPGPGVRLAVELGAASADHCTHLTDADVDALASAADTTVATLLPGAEFSTRAVYPDARRLLDAGATVALSTDCNPGSSYTSSMAFCVAVAVRDMRMTPDEAVRAATYGGARALRRTDVGTVTPGARADLHLLDAPSHIHLAYRPGVPLTAAVWRAGKSVGPAAG, from the coding sequence ATGACGACCAGCACCAGCACGGTCATCACCAGCATCGGCAGCCTGGTCACCAATGATCCCTCCCTCTCCACTCCCGCGAATCCGCTCGGTGTCGTCCACGGCGCGGCCGTCGTCATCGACGGTGACCGCGTCGTGTGGACCGGTGCTTCCAGCAAAGCACCCCCCACTGACAATCGGGTCGACGCGGACGGCCGGGCCCTGCTCCCCGGCTTCGTGGACTCCCACGCGCACCTGGTCTTCGCCGGTGACCGCAGCGCCGAGTTCGCCGCCCGGATGTCCGGCCTGCCGTACACCGCGGGCGGGATCAGCACCACCGTCGCCGCCACCCGCGCCGCCTCCGACGAAGAACTCTCCGCGAACGTCGCCCGTCATCTCGCCGGCGCCCTGCGCCAGGGCACCACCACCATGGAGACCAAGTCCGGTTACGGCCTCACCGTCCACGACGAGGTCCGTGCGCTGCGGATCGCCGCCGGGCACACCGACGAGGTGACCTACCTCGGCGCCCACGTCGTCGCGCCCGAGTTCGCGGACGACCCGGCCGGCTATGTGGACCTGGTGACCGGCGAGATGCTCGACGCGTGCGCTCCGTACGCCCGCTGGGTCGACGTCTTCTGCGAGCGGGGCGCCTTCGACGGCGACCAGGCCCGCGCCGTCCTCACCGCCGGCCTCGCCCGCGGGCTCACCCCCCGCGTGCACGCCAACCAGCTCGGTCCCGGCCCCGGCGTCCGGCTCGCGGTCGAACTCGGCGCCGCCTCCGCCGACCACTGCACCCACCTCACCGACGCGGACGTCGACGCGCTGGCGAGCGCGGCGGACACCACCGTCGCCACCCTGCTGCCGGGAGCCGAGTTCTCCACCCGCGCCGTCTACCCGGACGCGCGCCGCCTGCTGGACGCAGGCGCCACCGTCGCGCTGTCCACCGACTGCAACCCCGGTTCGTCCTACACCAGCTCGATGGCCTTCTGCGTCGCGGTGGCGGTCAGGGACATGCGGATGACCCCCGACGAGGCGGTGCGGGCCGCCACGTACGGCGGCGCGCGCGCCCTGCGCCGTACCGACGTCGGAACGGTCACACCGGGCGCGCGCGCCGATCTGCACCTGCTGGACGCCCCCAGCCACATCCACCTCGCCTACCGCCCGGGAGTGCCCCTGACGGCCGCGGTGTGGCGGGCCGGGAAGTCCGTGGGTCCGGCCGCCGGGTAG